In a single window of the Atlantibacter hermannii genome:
- the ycdT_3 gene encoding putative diguanylate cyclase: protein MNTAHKNSLLGDGAQVLRILTKVIPQLLPHRSVHEIVGDIQLALGSHVTWIAIERDGNVQVSQCDDDGKGHEQACQLLRHPRIVNHPYAWRILSWPHSVGAQFYADAPLPLRELQTGILCKLPLHDYNATAWLFLAYRQTLPSVTLLKHGVTILADKLRDYLLESFAREIAALELQHISERYKVLFERAPVLINSFNRNGRCTLWNGECERVFGWTLEEINQASDPLTLFYPDPVVRSEVRASVNTTPLPTMKEWHPVRRDGTMLTTLWANIVLPDNSVLNIGLDITARKQAEQILTRKATIDDLTQCYNRAEILKQLENEFENEPQNSFAVLMIDLDYFKRINDSWGHAAGDKALLHFCDCIRACHFPEFYAGRLGGEEFLVILRNAGCDDAVAFTDQLRDVLSATPLHIDQQRVDLSFSAGAVEVKSGALPLSQVLTETDKALYQAKHTGRSRTVCAVIEDPC, encoded by the coding sequence ATGAATACTGCCCATAAAAACAGTTTATTAGGGGATGGCGCACAGGTATTACGTATCCTGACGAAAGTGATCCCCCAATTGTTACCGCATCGTTCCGTTCATGAAATTGTCGGTGATATCCAGTTGGCGCTGGGAAGCCACGTTACGTGGATCGCGATTGAACGTGACGGTAACGTTCAGGTGAGCCAGTGTGACGATGACGGGAAAGGCCACGAGCAGGCATGCCAGCTTTTACGGCATCCGCGTATAGTCAATCATCCCTATGCGTGGCGCATCCTGTCATGGCCTCACAGCGTTGGCGCGCAGTTCTATGCTGACGCGCCCTTGCCGTTGAGGGAGCTACAAACCGGGATACTCTGCAAACTCCCGCTGCATGATTACAATGCAACGGCATGGCTGTTTCTGGCGTACCGACAGACGCTGCCTTCCGTTACGCTTTTGAAGCACGGCGTGACTATTCTTGCAGATAAATTGCGTGATTATTTACTTGAGTCGTTTGCCCGCGAAATCGCCGCGCTGGAGTTACAGCACATCTCTGAACGTTATAAGGTGCTGTTTGAGCGAGCGCCGGTGCTTATTAATTCCTTTAATCGAAATGGACGCTGCACATTATGGAACGGCGAGTGCGAACGCGTATTTGGCTGGACACTGGAAGAAATTAATCAGGCTTCCGATCCGCTGACATTGTTTTATCCCGATCCGGTTGTTCGAAGTGAAGTGCGAGCCTCGGTTAATACAACACCGCTGCCCACCATGAAAGAATGGCATCCGGTGAGGCGTGACGGGACAATGTTAACCACGCTGTGGGCGAATATTGTGTTGCCGGATAATAGCGTATTAAATATTGGACTTGATATTACCGCCCGAAAGCAAGCGGAGCAGATATTAACCCGTAAGGCAACCATTGATGATTTAACACAGTGCTATAATCGCGCAGAAATATTAAAACAGCTGGAAAATGAATTTGAAAACGAACCGCAAAATAGCTTTGCCGTATTAATGATCGATCTGGATTATTTTAAACGGATCAATGATTCGTGGGGACACGCTGCAGGAGATAAAGCATTACTGCATTTTTGCGATTGTATCCGCGCATGCCATTTTCCCGAATTTTATGCGGGCCGCCTCGGTGGGGAAGAATTCCTGGTGATACTGCGTAATGCCGGTTGCGATGACGCTGTTGCCTTCACCGATCAGCTCCGGGACGTGCTTAGCGCCACGCCTTTACATATAGATCAGCAACGCGTCGACCTGTCGTTTAGCGCAGGCGCAGTGGAGGTAAAGTCCGGCGCGTTGCCGCTTTCTCAGGTTCTGACTGAAACGGATAAAGCACTCTATCAGGCCAAGCATACCGGACGAAGTCGTACGGTATGCGCAGTCATCGAAGACCCCTGTTAA
- the yjcB gene encoding inner membrane protein, with protein MATLTTGIVMMRWQIFSAVMMFLASTLNIQFRKSDYAVLAVISSGIGIAASCAFATGLLGLSIDFAATWTHFKDVMWDVLSKTPPEWPLILT; from the coding sequence ATGGCTACCCTGACGACTGGCATTGTTATGATGCGCTGGCAAATTTTCAGCGCAGTGATGATGTTTCTTGCCAGCACGCTGAATATTCAGTTTCGTAAATCTGACTATGCAGTGTTGGCGGTGATCAGCAGCGGCATAGGCATCGCGGCGTCTTGCGCTTTTGCGACAGGACTGCTGGGTTTGTCTATCGATTTTGCAGCGACATGGACTCACTTTAAGGATGTTATGTGGGACGTTCTCAGCAAAACGCCGCCCGAGTGGCCACTGATCCTGACCTGA
- a CDS encoding ISEhe3, transposase orfA, with the protein MSGKRYPEEFKTEAVKQVVDRGYSVASVATRLDITTHSLYAWIKKYGPDSSTNQEQSDAQAEIRRLQKELKRVTDERDILKKAAAYFAKLSD; encoded by the coding sequence ATGAGCGGTAAGCGTTATCCCGAAGAGTTTAAAACTGAAGCAGTCAAACAGGTTGTTGATCGCGGTTATTCTGTTGCCAGCGTTGCAACACGTCTCGATATCACCACCCACAGCCTTTATGCCTGGATAAAGAAGTACGGTCCGGATTCTTCCACTAATCAAGAACAGTCAGATGCTCAGGCCGAGATCCGCCGTCTCCAGAAAGAGCTGAAACGGGTTACCGACGAACGGGACATATTAAAAAAAGCCGCGGCGTACTTCGCAAAGCTGTCCGACTGA
- a CDS encoding transposase insF for insertion sequence IS3A/B/C/D/E/fA codes for MLDVHPSGFYAWLQQPHSQRHQADLRLTGQIKQFWLESGCVYGYRKIHLDLRDSGQQCGVNRVWRLMKRVGIKAQVGYRRPAARKGEASIVSPNRLQRQFNPDAPDERWVTDITYIRTHEGWLYLAVVVDLFSRKIIGWSMQSRMTKDIVLNALLMAVWRRNPEKQVLVHSDQGSQYTSHEWQSFLKSHGLEGSMSRRGNCHDNAVAESFFPVVET; via the coding sequence GTGCTGGATGTTCATCCCAGTGGTTTTTACGCCTGGCTTCAGCAGCCGCATTCACAACGCCATCAGGCAGACCTGAGACTGACAGGACAGATTAAACAGTTCTGGCTGGAATCGGGATGCGTCTATGGTTATCGCAAAATCCATCTGGATCTGCGTGACAGCGGGCAACAGTGCGGAGTAAACAGAGTCTGGAGACTGATGAAACGTGTCGGAATAAAGGCTCAGGTCGGATACCGAAGGCCCGCGGCACGTAAAGGCGAGGCCAGTATCGTGTCACCCAACAGGCTCCAGCGACAGTTCAATCCGGATGCTCCTGATGAGCGTTGGGTAACGGACATAACCTACATCAGGACCCACGAAGGCTGGCTGTATCTTGCCGTTGTTGTTGATCTGTTCTCACGCAAAATTATCGGCTGGTCCATGCAATCCCGGATGACAAAGGACATTGTCCTGAACGCACTGCTGATGGCTGTATGGCGGCGTAATCCCGAAAAACAGGTGCTGGTTCATTCGGATCAGGGCAGTCAGTACACAAGCCATGAGTGGCAGTCGTTCCTGAAATCACACGGCCTGGAGGGTAGCATGAGCCGTCGCGGTAACTGCCATGATAATGCGGTTGCAGAAAGTTTTTTTCCAGTTGTTGAAACGTGA
- the ssb_2 gene encoding single-strand binding protein, which translates to MASRGVNKVILVGNLGQDPEVRYLPSGGAVANFTLATSDSWRDKQTGEMKEQTEWHRVVMFGKLAEVAGEYLRKGSQVYIEGQLRTRKWTDQSGQERYTTEINVPQIGGVMQMLGGRQGGGAPAGGGQQQGGWGQPPAAAASSGRQPVQRRRAITSAAATGASLI; encoded by the coding sequence ATGGCCAGCAGAGGCGTAAACAAGGTTATTCTCGTGGGTAATCTGGGCCAGGACCCGGAAGTACGCTATTTGCCAAGTGGCGGCGCAGTCGCTAACTTCACGCTGGCTACTTCTGACTCCTGGCGCGATAAGCAAACCGGCGAAATGAAGGAACAGACTGAGTGGCACCGCGTTGTGATGTTCGGCAAACTGGCTGAAGTGGCAGGCGAATATCTGCGTAAAGGTTCTCAGGTTTATATCGAAGGCCAACTGCGTACCCGCAAATGGACCGATCAATCTGGTCAGGAACGCTATACCACCGAGATTAACGTTCCACAAATCGGCGGCGTAATGCAGATGTTAGGCGGACGTCAGGGCGGCGGCGCGCCGGCTGGCGGTGGTCAGCAGCAGGGCGGTTGGGGTCAGCCTCCAGCAGCCGCAGCAAGCTCAGGGCGGCAACCAGTTCAGCGGCGGCGCGCAATCACGTCCGCAGCAGCAACAGGCGCCAGCCTCATCTAA
- the uvrA gene encoding excision nuclease subunit A: MDKIEVRGARTHNLKNINLVIPRDKLIVVTGLSGSGKSSLAFDTLYAEGQRRYVESLSAYARQFLSLMEKPDVDHIEGLSPAISIEQKSTSHNPRSTVGTITEIHDYLRLLYARVGEPRCPDHDVPLAAQTVSQMVDNVLSEPEGKRLMLLAPVIKERKGEHTKTLENLASQGYIRARIDGEVCDLSDPPTLELHKKHTIEVVIDRFKVREDLSQRLAESFETALELSGGTAIVADMDNADAEEMLFSANFACPVCGYSMRELEPRLFSFNNPAGACPTCDGLGVQQYFDPDRVVQNGELSLAGGAIRGWDRRNFYYFTMLRSLADHYKFDVETPWNALSATVKNVVLNGSGRETIEFKYMNDRGDTSVRRHPFEGVLHNMERRYKETESSAVREDLAKFISNRPCATCDGTRLRRESRHVFVENTALPTISDMSIGHAMDFFNNLRLSGQRAKIAEKVLKEIGDRLKFLVNVGLNYLTLSRSAETLSGGEAQRIRLASQIGAGLVGVMYVLDEPSIGLHQRDNERLLETLIHLRDLGNTVIVVEHDEDAIRAADHIIDIGPGAGVHGGQVVAEGTMKDIMAVEESLTGQYLSGKREISVPKQRVQADPEKVLKLVGAKGNNLKDVTLTLPVGLFTCITGVSGSGKSTLINDTLFPIAQRQLNGATIAEPAPYREIHGMEHFDKVIDIDQSPIGRTPRSNPATYTGVFTPVRELFAGVPESRSRGYTPGRFSFNVRGGRCEACQGDGVIKVEMHFLPDIYVPCDQCKGKRYNRETLEIKYKGKTIHEVLDMTIEEAREFFDAVPALARKLQTLMDVGLTYIRLGQSATTLSGGEAQRVKLARELSKRGTGQTLYILDEPTTGLHFADIQQLLDVLHQLRDQGNTIVVIEHNLDVIKTADWIVDLGPEGGSGGGEILVSGTPETVAQCEASYTARFLKPMLPQSRS; encoded by the coding sequence ATGGATAAGATAGAAGTACGGGGCGCCCGCACCCACAATCTCAAAAATATCAATCTCGTCATCCCCCGCGACAAGCTCATTGTCGTGACAGGGCTGTCGGGTTCAGGCAAATCCTCACTGGCTTTTGACACCCTGTACGCCGAAGGGCAGCGTCGCTATGTCGAATCGCTGTCGGCGTATGCGCGGCAGTTTCTGTCTCTGATGGAAAAACCGGATGTCGATCATATCGAAGGGCTGTCTCCCGCGATTTCGATAGAACAGAAATCGACATCGCATAACCCCCGTTCCACGGTGGGTACGATTACTGAAATTCATGATTACCTGCGTCTGCTGTATGCGCGTGTCGGTGAGCCGCGCTGCCCGGATCACGATGTCCCGCTGGCGGCGCAAACCGTCAGCCAGATGGTCGATAACGTGCTGTCCGAGCCGGAAGGCAAACGCCTGATGCTGCTTGCGCCGGTTATTAAAGAGCGCAAAGGCGAACACACTAAAACCTTAGAAAATCTCGCCAGTCAGGGTTATATCCGCGCCCGTATTGATGGCGAGGTGTGCGATCTGTCCGATCCGCCGACCCTGGAACTGCATAAGAAGCACACCATTGAAGTGGTCATCGATCGCTTCAAAGTGCGTGAAGATCTGTCGCAGCGCCTGGCAGAATCGTTTGAAACCGCGCTGGAATTATCCGGCGGTACGGCGATTGTCGCGGATATGGATAATGCTGACGCTGAAGAAATGCTGTTTTCGGCTAACTTCGCCTGCCCGGTGTGCGGCTACAGCATGCGCGAACTCGAACCGCGCCTGTTCTCGTTCAATAACCCGGCGGGTGCCTGCCCGACCTGTGACGGCCTTGGTGTTCAGCAATATTTCGATCCGGATCGCGTAGTGCAAAATGGCGAGCTGTCGCTGGCTGGCGGCGCAATCCGCGGCTGGGATCGCCGTAATTTCTATTACTTTACGATGCTGCGCTCGCTGGCGGATCACTACAAATTTGACGTGGAAACCCCCTGGAACGCGCTGAGCGCCACCGTGAAAAACGTGGTGCTTAACGGGTCAGGCCGGGAAACCATCGAATTTAAGTATATGAACGATCGCGGTGATACTTCCGTGCGCCGTCATCCCTTTGAGGGTGTGCTGCACAATATGGAGCGTCGCTATAAAGAAACCGAATCCTCCGCAGTGCGTGAAGATTTGGCGAAATTTATCAGCAACCGCCCCTGCGCCACCTGCGACGGTACCCGTCTGCGCCGTGAATCGCGCCACGTTTTTGTTGAAAATACTGCGCTGCCGACTATCTCTGATATGAGTATTGGTCACGCCATGGACTTTTTTAACAATCTCAGGCTTTCCGGTCAGCGGGCGAAAATCGCCGAAAAAGTGCTGAAAGAGATTGGCGATCGCCTGAAGTTCCTGGTGAATGTTGGCCTGAACTACCTTACGCTTTCCCGGTCGGCAGAAACGCTCTCCGGCGGTGAAGCGCAGCGTATTCGTCTGGCGAGCCAAATCGGCGCGGGCCTGGTCGGCGTGATGTATGTCCTGGATGAGCCGTCAATCGGCCTGCACCAGCGCGATAATGAACGTCTGCTGGAAACGCTTATCCACCTTCGCGATCTCGGCAACACCGTGATTGTGGTGGAGCATGATGAGGACGCGATCCGCGCCGCCGATCATATTATCGATATCGGCCCCGGCGCAGGTGTTCATGGCGGCCAGGTCGTGGCTGAAGGCACCATGAAAGACATTATGGCAGTTGAGGAGTCCCTGACCGGCCAGTACCTGAGCGGCAAACGCGAGATTTCCGTTCCGAAACAGCGCGTTCAGGCCGACCCGGAAAAAGTACTTAAGCTGGTCGGCGCAAAAGGCAACAACCTTAAAGACGTGACGCTGACGCTGCCAGTCGGACTGTTCACCTGTATCACCGGGGTGTCCGGTTCGGGCAAATCGACGCTGATCAACGATACGCTGTTCCCTATCGCCCAGCGGCAGCTTAACGGCGCGACCATCGCCGAACCGGCACCGTATCGTGAAATTCACGGTATGGAGCATTTCGATAAAGTTATTGATATCGATCAGAGCCCGATTGGCCGGACACCGCGCTCTAACCCGGCGACCTATACTGGCGTCTTTACGCCGGTGCGCGAACTGTTTGCCGGCGTTCCTGAATCGCGCTCACGCGGCTATACGCCAGGGCGTTTTAGCTTTAACGTGCGCGGCGGGCGCTGCGAAGCCTGTCAGGGCGACGGCGTGATCAAAGTGGAAATGCACTTTCTGCCGGATATCTACGTGCCCTGCGATCAGTGCAAAGGCAAACGCTATAACCGTGAAACGCTGGAGATTAAGTACAAAGGCAAAACCATTCACGAAGTGCTCGATATGACCATCGAAGAGGCGCGTGAATTTTTTGATGCCGTACCTGCGCTGGCGCGTAAGCTGCAAACGCTGATGGACGTAGGCCTGACCTACATCCGCCTCGGTCAGTCCGCAACGACCCTTTCCGGCGGTGAAGCCCAGCGCGTGAAACTGGCGCGTGAGCTGTCGAAACGTGGCACCGGTCAGACGCTGTATATTCTGGATGAACCGACCACCGGCCTGCATTTTGCCGATATCCAACAGTTGCTGGACGTGCTGCACCAGCTGCGCGATCAGGGCAACACGATTGTGGTGATTGAGCACAATCTGGACGTCATCAAAACCGCAGACTGGATTGTCGATTTAGGCCCGGAAGGCGGCAGCGGCGGCGGGGAAATTCTGGTTTCAGGTACGCCTGAAACAGTCGCCCAATGTGAGGCTTCTTATACGGCGCGCTTCCTGAAACCGATGCTTCCTCAATCCCGCTCGTAA
- the yjbR gene encoding putative cytoplasmic protein YjbR produces MTNSELLDYCMKKTGAEQSVHSDWKATQIKLMDVLFAMVHDVNGRPAVSLKTSPELAELLRQKHEDVFPSAHLNKAHWSTLYLDGSLPTSQIYYLIDASYQQAMTLLPEQARQQLSL; encoded by the coding sequence ATGACAAATTCAGAACTGCTTGATTATTGCATGAAGAAAACCGGCGCGGAGCAAAGCGTGCACAGCGACTGGAAAGCCACTCAAATCAAGCTGATGGACGTCCTGTTTGCCATGGTTCATGACGTCAACGGCAGGCCCGCCGTGTCGTTGAAAACCAGCCCGGAGCTGGCGGAATTGCTTCGTCAAAAACATGAAGATGTGTTCCCCAGCGCGCATTTGAATAAAGCGCACTGGAGTACGTTATATCTGGATGGAAGCCTGCCCACTTCGCAAATCTATTATCTGATTGACGCGTCCTATCAGCAGGCGATGACATTGCTGCCTGAGCAGGCCAGGCAGCAATTGTCGTTGTGA
- the yjbQ gene encoding thiamin phosphate synthase: protein MWVQQTVTLKARPRGFHLITDELLGQIEGLSRVNVGLLHLLLQHTSASLTLNENCDPSVRRDMERHFLQAVPDNAPWEHDYEGPDDMPSHIKSSMLGVSLLLPVKNGQVQLGTWQGIWLGEHRTDGGSRRIIATLQGEER, encoded by the coding sequence ATGTGGGTTCAACAAACGGTAACGCTCAAAGCGAGGCCAAGAGGATTTCATCTGATCACGGATGAGCTTCTGGGGCAGATTGAGGGGCTTTCACGCGTTAACGTTGGGTTGCTTCATCTGCTGCTTCAACATACCTCCGCTTCCCTTACGCTAAATGAAAATTGCGATCCCTCGGTGCGTCGCGACATGGAACGCCATTTTCTGCAGGCGGTGCCGGACAACGCCCCGTGGGAACACGATTATGAAGGGCCGGACGATATGCCGTCGCATATCAAATCGTCAATGCTGGGCGTCTCACTGTTATTGCCGGTCAAAAACGGGCAGGTGCAGCTTGGCACATGGCAAGGGATTTGGTTAGGGGAACATCGTACAGACGGCGGTTCTCGCCGGATAATCGCCACGTTACAAGGGGAAGAAAGATGA
- the tyrB gene encoding aromatic amino acid aminotransferase: MFQKVDAYAGDPILSLMERFKEDPRADKVNLSIGLYYNEDGIIPQLQAVAKAEARLNAQPHGATLYLPMEGLSSYRHTIAPLLFGADHPVLQQHRVATIQTLGGSGALKVGADFLKRYFPESGVWVSDPTWENHVAIFEGAGFEVSTYPWFDDDTKGVRVDALLEKLNTLPAQSIVLLHPCCHNPTGSDLTPAQWDAVVEVLKARELIPFLDIAYQGFGAGMEQDAYAIRAIASAGLPALVSNSFSKIFSLYGERVGGLSVVCEDADAAGRVLGQLKATVRRNYSSPPNFGAQVVALVLSDDELRASWLAEVEAMRSRILAMRQALVDVLKEAVPGRNFDYLLQQRGMFSYTGFSEEQVARLRDEFGVYLIASGRMCVAGLNTHNVQRVAQAFAAVM; the protein is encoded by the coding sequence GTGTTTCAAAAAGTTGACGCCTATGCGGGCGACCCTATTTTGTCTTTGATGGAGCGTTTCAAAGAAGATCCTCGCGCCGATAAAGTGAACCTGAGCATCGGGCTTTATTACAATGAAGACGGGATCATTCCGCAATTGCAGGCCGTTGCGAAAGCTGAAGCGCGTTTGAACGCGCAGCCGCATGGGGCAACGCTTTATCTGCCGATGGAAGGGCTCAGCAGCTATCGTCACACCATTGCGCCGCTGCTGTTCGGTGCAGACCATCCGGTATTACAACAACACCGTGTCGCCACAATACAAACCCTGGGCGGTTCGGGCGCGCTGAAAGTCGGCGCGGATTTTCTCAAACGCTACTTTCCTGAATCTGGCGTATGGGTCAGCGATCCGACCTGGGAAAACCACGTTGCAATATTTGAAGGCGCTGGATTCGAAGTAAGTACTTACCCCTGGTTTGATGACGACACGAAAGGCGTACGCGTTGACGCGCTGCTGGAAAAACTGAATACGCTACCCGCGCAAAGTATTGTGCTGCTGCATCCCTGCTGCCATAACCCCACGGGCTCAGATTTAACGCCTGCTCAATGGGATGCGGTGGTTGAGGTGCTGAAAGCGCGTGAGCTGATCCCCTTCCTGGATATCGCCTATCAAGGCTTCGGTGCAGGTATGGAACAGGATGCTTATGCCATCCGCGCAATCGCCAGCGCAGGTCTGCCCGCACTGGTCAGCAATTCGTTTTCGAAAATCTTCTCACTTTATGGCGAACGCGTGGGCGGTTTGTCTGTGGTTTGTGAAGATGCGGACGCGGCAGGACGCGTACTGGGCCAGTTAAAAGCCACCGTCCGCCGCAACTACTCCAGCCCGCCGAATTTTGGTGCGCAGGTGGTGGCGCTGGTGCTGAGCGACGATGAACTTCGAGCCAGCTGGCTTGCGGAAGTTGAAGCGATGCGCAGCCGTATTCTGGCCATGCGTCAGGCGCTGGTGGATGTGCTTAAAGAGGCGGTGCCCGGCCGCAATTTCGATTACCTGTTACAGCAGCGCGGCATGTTCAGCTATACCGGCTTTAGCGAGGAGCAGGTGGCGCGTCTGCGTGATGAGTTCGGCGTTTATCTCATCGCCAGCGGGCGTATGTGCGTGGCGGGTTTAAATACTCATAACGTTCAACGTGTCGCTCAGGCGTTCGCGGCCGTGATGTAA
- the nadR_3 gene encoding NadR-like protein, translated as MKHFNVGLVVGKFSPLHLGHEALITIARSSCQHVILVSYSLPELPGCEADKRRRWLNTRFPDCRSLVVTPQQAESWGMTLPDNLEADSLHRHFTASLCLDILRCKPDAVFTAEDYGDGFAQVLSARFGKPVEHIRTQRLADFPAISGTLIRSDVHQYRHLLAAEVYADFVERICLLGGESTGKSTLTRALAAALNTAWVEEYGRERWEQKAGCLEYHDMLQIALTQIQREEQARPDRYLICDTSPLTTLFYAQHYFGHADPQLEALSHRPYSLVVLCEADFPFVQDGTRQDAAFQAMQQAWYLQTLSWRGIPFLRVNGPVAQRVNQIIEALRSPQ; from the coding sequence ATGAAGCACTTTAACGTAGGTTTAGTGGTTGGCAAATTCTCGCCTTTGCATCTGGGCCATGAAGCGCTTATTACGATTGCCCGTTCCAGCTGCCAGCATGTCATTCTCGTCAGTTATTCGCTGCCCGAGCTGCCGGGTTGCGAGGCCGATAAACGTCGCCGGTGGTTAAACACGCGTTTCCCCGATTGCCGGAGCCTTGTCGTGACGCCCCAACAGGCCGAGTCATGGGGAATGACCCTGCCCGATAACCTGGAAGCGGATTCACTCCACCGTCATTTTACCGCCTCACTCTGTCTGGATATCCTGCGCTGTAAGCCGGATGCGGTGTTTACAGCCGAGGATTATGGTGATGGCTTTGCGCAGGTGCTCAGCGCACGCTTCGGCAAACCGGTGGAACATATCCGTACGCAGCGGCTTGCCGATTTTCCTGCTATTTCCGGCACCCTGATACGCAGCGATGTGCACCAGTACCGCCACTTGCTGGCAGCAGAGGTTTACGCGGATTTCGTTGAACGTATTTGCCTTCTTGGCGGCGAGTCGACCGGCAAAAGCACATTGACCCGGGCGCTGGCCGCGGCGTTAAATACGGCCTGGGTGGAAGAGTATGGCCGTGAGCGGTGGGAGCAAAAAGCGGGCTGTCTGGAATATCACGACATGCTACAGATCGCGCTTACGCAAATTCAGAGAGAAGAGCAGGCCCGGCCCGATCGCTACCTGATTTGCGATACTTCCCCGTTAACCACGCTGTTTTACGCCCAACATTATTTCGGCCATGCCGACCCACAGCTTGAGGCGCTGTCACATCGTCCTTACTCGCTGGTGGTGCTGTGTGAGGCCGATTTTCCGTTTGTGCAGGACGGTACCCGACAGGATGCGGCATTTCAGGCCATGCAGCAGGCATGGTATTTACAGACCCTCTCCTGGCGCGGGATACCCTTTTTGCGCGTCAACGGTCCGGTCGCGCAGCGGGTGAACCAGATTATTGAGGCTTTACGCAGCCCTCAGTAA